One Microcebus murinus isolate Inina chromosome 10, M.murinus_Inina_mat1.0, whole genome shotgun sequence DNA segment encodes these proteins:
- the ACVRL1 gene encoding activin receptor type-1-like — protein MTLGTPRRGLLMLLMALGLTQGNPVKPSQGPLVTCTCKNSHCRGPTCQGTWCTVVLVREAGSQPQEHRGCGNMHHDEFCKGYPTEFVHYHCCYSPLCNHNVSLELKATQTPSEQPTVDGQLPLILGPMLALLALVALGVLGLWHVRRRQEKQRGLRSELGDSSLILKASEQGDSMLGDILDSDCTTGSGSGLPFLVQRTVARQVALVECVGKGRYGEVWRGLWHGESVAVKIFSSRDEQSWFRETEIYNTVLLRHDNILGFIASDMTSRNSSTQLWLITHYHEHGSLYDFLQRQPLEPQLALRLAVSAACGLAHLHVEIFGTQGKPAIAHRDLKSRNVLVKSNLQCCIADLGLAVMHSQGSDYLDIGNNPRVGTKRYMAPEVLDEQIRTDCFESYKWTDIWAFGLVLWEIARRTIVNGIVEDYRPPFYDVVPNDPSFEDMRKVVCVDQQTPTIPNRLAADPVLSGLAQMMRECWYHNPSARLTALRIKKTLQKISNSPEKPKVIH, from the exons ATGACCTTGGGCACCCCCAGGAGGGGCCTTCTGATGTTACTGATGGCCTTGGGCCTGACCCAGG GCAATCCTGTGAAGCCCTCTCAGGGCCCACTGGTGACCTGCACGTGTAAGAACTCACATTGCAGGGGGCCTACCTGTCAGGGGACCTGGTGCACAGTGGTGTTGGTGCGGGAGGCGGGCAGCCAGCCCCAGGAACATCGGGGCTGCGGGAACATGCACCACGACGAGTTCTGCAAGGGGTACCCCACTGAGTTCGTCCACTACCACTGCTGCTACAGCCCCCTCTGCAACCACAACGTGTCCCTGGAGCTGAAGG CCACCCAAACTCCTTCGGAGCAGCCGACAGTAGATGGCCAGCTGCCTCTGATCCTGGGCCCCATGCTGGCCTTGCTGGCCCTGGTGGCCCTGGGTGTCCTGGGCCTGTGGCATGTCCGTCGGAGGCAGGAGAAGCAGCGGGGCCTGCGCAGCGAGCTGGGTGATTCCAGCCTCATCCTGAAGGCGTCGGAGCAGGGGGACAGCATGTTGGGG GACATCCTGGACAGTGACTGCACCACAGGCAGTGGTTCGGGGCTCCCCTTCCTGGTGCAGAGGACAGTGGCACGGCAGGTCGCCTTGGTGGAGTGTGtgg GCAAGGGCCGCTACGGAGAGGTGTGGCGTGGCTTGTGGCATGGTGAGAGTGTGGCCGTCAAGATCTTCTCCTCGAGGGACGAACAGTCCTGGTTCCGGGAGACCGAGATCTACAACACAGTGCTGCTCAGACACGACAACATTCTAG GCTTCATCGCCTCGGACATGACCTCCCGCAACTCCAGCACGCAGCTGTGGCTCATCACGCACTACCACGAGCACGGCTCGCTCTACGACTTTCTGCAGAGGCAGCCGCTGGAGCCCCAGCTGGCCCTGAGGCTCGCCGTGTCGGCGGCCTGCGGCCTGGCGCACCTGCACGTGGAGATCTTCGGCACGCAGGGCAAACCGGCCATCGCCCACCGCGACCTCAAGAGCCGCAACGTGCTGGTCAAGAGCAACCTGCAGTGCTGCATCGCTGACCTGG GCCTGGCCGTGATGCACTCCCAGGGTAGTGATTACCTGGACATTGGCAACAACCCAAGAGTGGGCACCAAGCGGTACATGGCACCCGAGGTGCTAGATGAGCAGATCCGCACAGACTGCTTTGAGTCCTACAAGTGGACCGACATCTGGGCCTTTGGCCTGGTGCTGTGGGAGATCGCCCGCCGGACCATTGTCAATG GCATTGTGGAGGACTACAGGCCACCCTTCTATGATGTGGTGCCCAACGACCCCAGCTTTGAGGACATGCGGAAGGTGGTGTGTGTTGATCAGCAGACCCCCACCATCCCTAACCGGCTGGCTGCAGACCCG GTCCTCTCAGGCCTGGCTCAGATGATGCGGGAGTGCTGGTACCACAACCCCTCTGCCCGACTCACTGCGCTGCGGATCAAGAAGACACTACAGAAAATCAGCAACAGTCCAGAGAAGCCCAAAGTGATCCACTAG